From Geomonas agri, one genomic window encodes:
- a CDS encoding HAD family hydrolase: MLKAVIFDFDGIIVDTEPLHYKAFQELLVPLGLGYSWQEYLDLYIGFDDRDAFREAFRVHGRPLSDQELKELIKGKAEAFLKIVSGGVGPYPGVVELIRSISGNLPLALCSGALQSDIEPILAQLGLTDAFDVKVTADEVAASKPDPESYRLAVQRLQERFPGQVEAADSIAVEDTPAGITSATGAGLKVLAVTNSYPAERLTGACRVVDTLAGVDLEGLRLLV; encoded by the coding sequence ATGCTGAAGGCAGTCATCTTCGACTTCGACGGGATCATCGTGGACACCGAGCCGTTGCACTACAAGGCGTTCCAGGAACTGCTAGTGCCTCTTGGCCTGGGCTATTCCTGGCAGGAGTACCTCGATCTCTACATCGGCTTTGACGATCGCGATGCCTTCCGCGAGGCCTTCCGGGTACACGGTCGGCCCCTTTCCGACCAGGAGCTCAAGGAGCTTATCAAGGGGAAGGCCGAGGCATTCCTCAAGATTGTCTCTGGTGGTGTCGGGCCATATCCGGGCGTGGTGGAATTGATCCGCTCCATCTCCGGCAATCTCCCGCTTGCCCTTTGCAGCGGCGCCCTCCAGAGTGACATCGAGCCGATTCTGGCCCAGTTGGGTCTGACTGACGCCTTCGACGTCAAGGTGACCGCCGACGAAGTCGCGGCGAGCAAGCCCGACCCGGAGAGTTACCGTCTCGCCGTGCAGCGGCTTCAGGAGCGTTTCCCGGGGCAGGTCGAGGCGGCGGATTCCATTGCCGTCGAGGACACCCCGGCTGGCATCACCTCGGCGACCGGCGCCGGGTTGAAGGTGCTGGCCGTCACCAACAGCTACCCTGCCGAGCGGCTGACCGGCGCCTGCCGCGTGGTCGATACGCTTGCCGGCGTCGATCTCGAGGGGCTGCGCCTGCTCGTCTGA
- the hrpB gene encoding ATP-dependent helicase HrpB translates to MLKPAVIDSILPELLAVLQKGNVAVLQAPPGAGKTTRVPLALLDAPLLAGGRIIMLEPRRLAAVNAARYMAQCLGEEVGKTVGYSIRFERKVSKATRIEVVTEGILARRLQSDPLLEGVAAVIFDEFHERSLTCDLSLALCRDVQLGLREDLRLLVMSATLDADPVAKLLGGAPLITSEGRQFPVDVRYLKADPATRLAETACAGVMRALAETEGDVLVFLPGAGDIRRCESILQAQVGSKVMIAVLYGDLPFAAQERAILPGEHRKVVLATNIAETSLTIEGVRVVVDTGYSRQLRYDPSTGLNRLDTMRISAASAQQRAGRAGRVAPGVCYRLWTEHTQSALLPFTPPEIKVSDLAPLALDLAQWGVADPASLSFLDAPPAAHLAEGRALLRALGALDARGTLTDLGARMATLPMHPRLAAMLVGSLAVGDAPLACTLAAILSERDLLPRGSGSISESDLLDRLDAFRERRDPQGARTVERLAAYFRGTVAVADAATPADAATVGRLLLMAYPDRVARERSPGSGRYLMANGTGAKLSPRSNLRAQPFIVAVEVEGGAGEADIHMASSVSLEAIRSGCAAGITRERRVFWEEREGRVVARDEERLGAVVLSERAAVPEKEEVVAALLQGIVSGAGIDGLNWSGQAAQYRNRVRFLARTLPEEELPDLSDEALAGSMGQWLLPYLQGVRSLAQLAKVDLLQPLKSLLDYRQQQFVEREAPTHLQVPSGSRVALEYSAEGEPFLAVKLQEMFGLAETPRLARGRVPVLIHLLSPARRPIQVTADLKSFWNGAYREVCKELKGRYPRHPWPDDPWNAPATRHVKKRM, encoded by the coding sequence ATGCTGAAACCTGCCGTTATCGACTCCATACTCCCGGAACTGCTCGCGGTACTGCAAAAGGGAAACGTCGCCGTACTGCAGGCGCCTCCCGGCGCCGGCAAGACTACCCGTGTGCCGCTGGCCCTGCTCGATGCACCGCTCTTGGCAGGTGGCAGGATCATCATGCTTGAGCCGCGCCGCCTCGCCGCCGTCAATGCCGCCCGCTACATGGCCCAATGTCTGGGCGAAGAGGTGGGCAAGACGGTTGGCTACAGCATCCGCTTCGAGCGCAAGGTCTCCAAGGCCACCCGCATCGAGGTGGTGACCGAGGGTATCCTGGCCCGCCGGTTGCAGAGCGACCCGCTCCTGGAAGGGGTGGCGGCGGTCATCTTCGACGAATTTCACGAACGAAGCCTCACCTGCGACCTTTCCCTTGCCCTCTGCCGCGACGTCCAGCTTGGGCTGCGCGAGGACCTGCGCCTGCTGGTCATGTCCGCGACCCTCGACGCCGACCCGGTAGCGAAGCTCCTGGGCGGCGCCCCGCTGATCACCAGCGAAGGGCGCCAGTTCCCCGTCGATGTCCGCTATCTCAAGGCCGACCCCGCCACACGGCTCGCCGAAACCGCCTGCGCCGGTGTGATGAGGGCGCTCGCCGAGACCGAGGGGGACGTCCTGGTCTTCCTGCCCGGGGCTGGAGACATCAGGCGCTGCGAGAGCATCCTCCAGGCCCAGGTCGGCTCCAAGGTGATGATCGCCGTCCTCTACGGGGACCTTCCCTTTGCCGCGCAGGAGCGGGCCATCCTTCCCGGCGAGCACCGCAAGGTGGTGCTCGCCACCAACATCGCCGAAACCAGCCTCACCATCGAGGGGGTGCGGGTGGTGGTCGATACCGGCTACTCCCGCCAGCTCCGATACGACCCGTCCACCGGCCTGAACCGCCTCGACACCATGCGCATCTCCGCGGCCTCCGCCCAGCAGCGCGCCGGCCGTGCCGGCAGGGTGGCCCCTGGCGTCTGTTATCGTCTTTGGACCGAGCACACCCAGAGTGCGCTGCTTCCCTTTACTCCCCCCGAGATCAAGGTATCCGACCTGGCTCCGCTTGCGCTCGACCTGGCGCAGTGGGGTGTGGCCGATCCCGCCTCGCTGAGCTTCCTCGATGCGCCCCCCGCCGCCCATCTTGCCGAAGGTCGGGCTCTCTTGCGCGCCTTGGGCGCGCTCGACGCGCGCGGCACCCTCACCGATCTTGGCGCCAGGATGGCGACGCTCCCCATGCACCCGCGCCTGGCCGCCATGCTGGTGGGATCCCTCGCCGTGGGGGACGCTCCGCTTGCCTGCACGCTTGCCGCCATACTCTCCGAACGCGACCTCCTGCCGCGCGGCAGCGGCAGCATCTCCGAGAGCGATCTGCTGGACCGCCTTGACGCGTTTCGCGAACGGCGCGACCCGCAGGGGGCGCGCACGGTGGAGCGGCTGGCTGCCTATTTTCGCGGCACCGTCGCCGTGGCCGATGCCGCCACGCCTGCCGATGCTGCCACCGTGGGGCGGCTGCTCCTGATGGCCTATCCCGACCGTGTTGCCCGGGAGAGGAGCCCCGGATCAGGACGATACCTGATGGCCAACGGCACCGGCGCCAAGCTCTCCCCACGCAGTAACCTCAGGGCGCAGCCCTTCATCGTCGCCGTCGAGGTCGAGGGTGGGGCGGGGGAGGCCGATATCCACATGGCGAGTTCCGTGTCGCTGGAGGCAATCCGGTCCGGATGTGCGGCCGGCATCACGCGTGAGCGCAGGGTATTCTGGGAAGAGCGCGAGGGGAGGGTGGTCGCCCGCGACGAGGAGCGGCTGGGTGCCGTGGTCCTTTCCGAACGGGCGGCGGTCCCGGAGAAGGAAGAGGTGGTCGCGGCGCTGTTGCAGGGGATTGTTTCCGGCGCGGGCATCGACGGGCTGAACTGGAGCGGCCAGGCCGCGCAGTACCGCAACCGGGTCCGCTTCCTGGCCCGTACGCTTCCCGAGGAGGAGTTGCCTGACCTGTCCGACGAGGCGCTCGCCGGGAGCATGGGGCAGTGGCTGCTTCCCTACCTTCAGGGGGTGAGGAGTCTGGCTCAACTGGCCAAGGTAGATCTGCTGCAGCCGTTGAAGTCGTTGCTCGATTATCGGCAGCAGCAATTCGTGGAGCGGGAGGCCCCCACGCACCTGCAGGTGCCCAGCGGGTCCCGCGTTGCGCTGGAGTACTCGGCGGAGGGTGAGCCGTTTCTGGCGGTCAAGCTCCAGGAGATGTTTGGGTTAGCAGAGACGCCGCGTCTGGCGCGGGGCAGGGTGCCGGTCCTGATCCACCTCTTGTCGCCGGCGCGGCGGCCGATCCAGGTCACCGCGGACTTGAAGAGTTTCTGGAACGGGGCCTATCGTGAAGTGTGCAAGGAGTTGAAAGGTCGCTACCCGAGGCATCCCTGGCCAGACGATCCCTGGAACGCACCGGCGACGAGACATGTGAAGAAGAGAATGTGA
- a CDS encoding M23 family metallopeptidase has product MKKQAIAQRRQVTARLAGTLLPAAALCVLWVAPAQADFFRYTDENGVEVFTNTPTTNGAVRVLREAKKTKPGPKAQQSSSYEAPDLSGMDAKLPVHGVITSGYGMRHDPIDGGMRHHNGVDIAVPTGTRVKAIAAGRVIESAAHGGYGNLVTIQHADGMVSMYGHNSELDVKVGDQVEAGQTVALSGSTGRSTGPHVHFELWKNGVNVTRNYLDNGAGIPEVTGSIRSYLHKDGSLVFTNIN; this is encoded by the coding sequence GTGAAGAAACAGGCAATTGCACAACGGCGGCAGGTAACAGCACGGCTGGCGGGTACACTCCTGCCGGCAGCGGCGCTGTGCGTGCTCTGGGTCGCGCCGGCGCAGGCGGACTTTTTCCGCTATACCGACGAGAACGGCGTTGAGGTCTTCACCAACACCCCGACCACCAACGGTGCGGTCCGAGTGCTGCGCGAAGCGAAGAAAACGAAACCCGGCCCGAAGGCGCAGCAATCTTCTAGCTACGAGGCACCTGATCTCTCGGGTATGGACGCCAAGCTTCCGGTACATGGAGTAATCACCTCCGGGTACGGCATGCGGCACGACCCGATCGACGGCGGGATGAGGCATCACAACGGTGTGGACATCGCGGTACCGACCGGCACCAGGGTGAAGGCGATTGCGGCAGGCAGGGTAATAGAGAGCGCCGCGCATGGCGGCTACGGGAACCTGGTGACCATACAACATGCCGACGGCATGGTCTCCATGTACGGCCACAACTCCGAGCTCGACGTCAAGGTGGGGGACCAGGTGGAGGCGGGGCAGACCGTGGCGCTGTCGGGATCTACCGGTAGATCGACGGGTCCCCACGTGCATTTCGAACTCTGGAAAAACGGCGTCAACGTGACGCGGAACTACCTCGACAACGGCGCCGGCATCCCCGAGGTGACCGGCAGCATCAGAAGCTACCTGCACAAGGACGGGTCACTCGTCTTCACCAACATCAACTAA